CAACAaagcgaaaggaagaaaagaaaacaataacaaacgcAAACGCTACGCGAAGTGTCAACAGTCAGCAGAACTGTCAAAGCCACATCTTCATGGTTAATTCAGCCACTGCAGCAATTCAGCACCAATATTTCTGCAGTGTCTTTATTTTGCTCTATTCTATTCTTCTGATGCATTTGAGTTTTATGTTGCAATTTTTAAATCCTTTATCTTTAAATTTCTATTTAAATTCCCCGTCAACTCTacgatgcacacacaaacctgCTGAATGCTGCAGGTATCACTGACAGATGCTGGCGCACTGCCGTCAGCAAACAACActgcttttttgttatcaaatgTACATTCTCTTTTTGTAATGAACATTTCGTGTACAGATAGAAAGTTTTACCGTAGAACAATGGTGAAAAACGTATCCGTTAGTTAAATGTGATAATGTGGTGACGAGGTAGTGGAACAGAGTGGAGCCACAGggtatgtgtacgtgtgttgtgtgtgctgtgcaaAACTGCAAGTGAAAATCGGTTCCACCAGACAGCAAGAAGAAACAcgagttttaatttatatcgATTGGGTGGAAAGAGTGGCTTAAAAGATGGCCTACTCGAACAACGTTGGCGACATTGTGCATCTGAATGTTGGTGGTACTAGATTTTCCACCTCCCGGCAAACCCTAACATGGGTTCCCGATACATTCTTTACCTCGCTGCTGAATGGGCGCATATCGAGGTGAGTTCAGTAGGATGGAAAGCAATGATACCATCTCTAATGGTCCCACTATTTACAGCTTACGAGATGAAACGGACGCTATTTTTATCGACCGTGATCCGAAGCTCTTCAGCTTAGTACTGAACTACCTGCGGACGAAGGAAATTGACATCAAGTCGGTCGACATCCGTGTGCTGCGCCATGAGGCCGAATTTTACAACATTGCTCCACTAATTAAGAGGCTTATGCTGTGCGAAGAGATGGACCAATCCAGCTGTGGCGATGTGCTGTTTTACGGTTATCTTCCCGCACCAAGTAAGTAAGGTTCCGGGACCTATCGTTCCACCACTGATACATACGATTTCTTCTTGGCAGATATTCCGATACAAGAAATTCCAATCGGATCGTCGGGTTCGTCAGGCAGTTCGAAAAGCACCGGTACTACGACGACAGGTTCGTATAATTCTGCTAGCTCCTCTACACAGAACAAATCGGAACCCGTACCGGGTCCTTCGAACAGCCAGCAAAGGCAGCAACAGTCGATTCCGTTGGCAAATTTGGCGATCTCCGCCGCCCCGCAACATAATCCTGCAGCGTCTGCCACCGCTCCCGTTGGACTGTGTCAAATTAATGCTCGCCCCGGATCGATGGTACGTGTGCCGGAACTTTCGCAGGGTGCAGCACCAGGTCCTTCCGGAAGCAGCAGTAGCGGTGGGGGTAGTGCCGTTCCGGGTAGCGCAACTGGAACAGCAGCTGGTGGTAGTGTCGGCGGTGTAAACGGGGCCACATCATCAGCCGGAGGAGGTAGCGGCGGCGGCAGTAACTCATCCCGACACGCTGGCCACTCGCGTAACTCATCGTGGGATTTGCGTGTATCGTACAGTGGTAATAGCAATCGTGGCAATTCCCAGTGGATGCCGGGCCACTCGCGTACTGCCTCCCTCGACATGATGCGTCACTCGCGGAACTCGTCCGTCGATCTGAACAAATATATACGCAATGAGGTCGGCTTACTGTTTGGACCGGGTACAACCGGTACCGGGTGGGCCGATCCGATGCGGGTGCAAATCATTAAGGCACACCACAACTGGATTTCGGTTGCGTACGCCCACTTCGTCACGTGCTACCGGCTGAAGGATTATTCCGGCTGGCAACAGATCTTCATTTCGCCGTACATCGAAACGACGATCGAGCGGATCGCGATCAATGCGAAGATGAGTTTGGCAACGTCCGCGGGCGAACAGTCGCACAGCAAGATGGTAGCAATCTCGTACGGCAGTCAGATCCGACTGTGGGGAATCTCGGAGGATGGTAGTAAGGCGGAGGTCGGCACGTTTAACTTGCACGTGCGCGTCGAGTATCTGTTCTTCATCGGCAGCCAGCTGGTAGCACTGTCGTCATCGGGGAAGATTGGCGTTTGGCATGCGATGACACAGCACTGGCAGATACAGGATCTCGTCCCGATACTATCCTTCGATACGGCCGGTTCGTTCCTGCTGTTGGGATGTAACAATGGTTCGATCTACTACATTGGTAAGTGTGTGGAGCGTTGCATTTTTTGGTTGGCCGTTGCTAACAACGGGTTTTTCAATAATGTGTTGCAGATATGCAGAAATTTCCACTACGCATGAAGGACAATGATTTGCTGGTGACGGAACTGTACAAGGATCCTTCGAATGATCACATTACCGCTATATCGGTGTACCTAACGCCGAAAACGACAAGTGAgtatttaaatcattctttCACCCAACCGTGTCCTGTTTGTAGTGCTATTTGCTCCCCGTTTTTCCCTTACGTTCGAATCCTTCGATCACGCTGTAATTCGAAGCGCGCACGCTACCATGTAATATGCACGATTACTTACAATGATAACACTAtcacgaccaccaccaccacctcaaGCACACGGTTTTCCAATTTCGAGCACCGAAAAATCACATTTACACGATTAAATACACTTGTCACCGCCGGAAGATTGCTTAATTCCCGGGGAAATGCAATGAACGGCATGCATGTATAACATCCTCATTGTCTAGCACAAACATGTCAAACGTATGGCTCACGAGTCCCTCAACGGAGATAATCGTCTTTTACAAACTAAACGGTTTTTCCAAAAGGCATTTTCTAGCTTTGACTGTTGATTTTGGCCATATCATTGAGATTGCTCTTTCGCTCTCGCTTATCAAAAACGGGTTGTATCTATACAGTGTTTCTTTCCAAATTTCTTCAAGTTTTGGCATGGATATTGGATGCGGAAGCTCAAGCTCAACGATCAAAGCAAAGCGTCAATCGTTTGCTGATTGTGGTTTAAGGGCATATAGGAACAGATCACCAAATTTTGTACGAAACGGTTTTTCCTCTCAGCAACAAACCTCATtttgaatgtatgaatgagtacgatgcgtgaagggttgggtagcGTATGGAAAAATTGCATCGGCCTATGCTATGGACGGACAAACCAGCGACGGGGTGAAGAAGGACAGTATCGAGACTTCATCACAACAATCGGACACAATCAAGGAACtttcggaaaggaaaatgatcaagacccccgctaccatctggaccacgagcatggatacgcctgacataccccgggataaggtaccctcacacgataagacccccgctaggaacacgactttggctttggatgacggaacacacgcaacggaacaaccgagcacacccgggatatggtgccctttcacagctcggagaaggaaatgtctccctgcaaagaggaaaggagtatactaattttaagtttattgtaagcaatacggccaggccgtccctcatgaataaaaaaaaaaaaaaaaaacaaacctcatTTCTGTAAGTAATTTAGGAAAACCACGAATTGGGACGTAAGACCTGCAGACAAAAGCTTGTAAACGTTCTACAGACATTGGCGAATACTTTACCGTCAACAAGCTCTACCGCTCGATGAGTTTGGAAGCACAATCTTACttgtttattaaattcaaCGGACTGCCAGGGACCCCCTTGAAGCATTCTTTctacttttctgtttacaaGTTACTAGTATTATAGTCCACAGCTCGAATACAATTTAAGAATGCTGAACGGATTTGAGGAATCAACATAAGCACGGCATTGTTTTACATCAGATATCACTTAAGCAGTGAACAATCTTGCCGGAGCGTATAGATTGAGTCTCTCTGTTTCAATGTGTCGAGGCCAAGTAGCCCGCAGCGTCCATCATAGTTATCCTGGTGTCCCTCAAGAACGCAGAGCAAACCTCGAGATTTTCCAATGCATCTTAGCCGAAACCGGATAATTTCGTTCACGCTCTAACTGTTTGAGCAGGCCCATTTGCTGGTTTCCGCTGATCGTAGATCAGAGGGTTTCCTTGTCAACGACAAGATTATATGTAGTTAATGATCACGAAGATCGTGTGATTTATAACCCCACTAGAACATAGCTTTTGAGGTTACTTTTAAGAGTCATTCTATATCAACCAGCCGAAAATAATAAGCCATCGACGAGAATGAATTGGATTTATGGTGCCAAACACAAGGAAAATTGAACCACTCGAATGATAGAAAATGcttatttgaaaattccgtTGTACACATATTTCTCCAAGCGATCCGAAAAtcgctctgtttttttttttttttttttgcatgcaaTCCGGCTCGTGGTTCCAAATTACATCACATGTTTCTAGCAATTTCatttcatataaaaaaaaattcccatcATCTTCCCCTCTCTCTTGATTTAACCAAATTTGCTATGccatttcttttctgttcCCTTTACTTTCGTGTTGTAATTTATCTTCTTTATTGAACCcgaaatttttaaacacaacCTAAAACGGGCACCAACCACACCTGTCGAACACCAAACTGTcgttttgttgaaaatctgTACAAAATgcgacaccaaaaaaaaaacgcaaatttaaaatcatttttagcttgttttctttttaatagtAGGGCATATAATCGAAATTTTCGTAAAATACATATGGTGATGTATTTCCATAATATATCTCACACAATCacactttttctctctctctctcttttttctattctattgTATTTCCGCCTTCCTATTTCGCCCGGTAAATGCGCGATTTGTGCGGGGCGTGAATCGATCATTGTCGATCATTTCTTATCGTGTTTTCGGCTTGCGAATGAATGTAATAGCCGCGGATCGTGTGAAGGAAGGTAAACGGAGTTTTTTTCtccctaaaaaaaaacggagggCCCAAAGCAAACGCAACGCTGTTTCACAccgctttttgttgtgtttgtgaatgttgatttcccttcttttttttgtttgtttttgttaatttactgtatttttgttgttgctgttttggttCTTAATTCTGTTGCACTGGGCGCCTGCCCGTCTGTGCTGTTTGAATTCGTTTCTTTGCCCTCAAGATTGTGCCACATTCAGCTACATACAAGTCACCTCATCAACCGGCATGTTCTCTTTCtatgttgtgtgtatgtgttgttgcataattgtattgtttttcgcTATTTGCTGTTCATAATTGTTCATTGAATGCGAGTCTGATcatgtgttgattttttctttcttctcaacGTTGAATCCttggtggttgtgtgtggtCGTTGATAGTCgattcattattttaaaatttttagagCAATACAAGGTGTGGCAGGAAAAGGTGCGAATTAATTACAACTAAGTAGATTCGTTGAAATCAGTTtcacaaacacatttttaccTAATTTGCAGAAACATAGACCGCGGTGGTGGGCTTACTTTATTCACGGCCACTGCATAATTTTTTGGTACAATATCTTCGATCGTCACCGATGCCGTCTAAGCCACCGTAGATCGATCACTGATCAACATCGATCAATCAATGCTCGTGTTCAATCTGGTCGTCTCAATATTCGTCTAGTGAGCGTAAACGGTTTAACTCCGCGGTGCTTCCAACTGGTTATGGTTGCCATTCGACGCTCAGTGGAAAACCATTCAATTCTCAACCAATTTATCAATTTCATCAACCAAGAATGCAAGTTCTTCCAATGAGTTACTAGAAGATCTTTTCCACTTAGTGTTAGATTCCAGGTGGTTCCGACCGGGCTACGGTTTGGATAAATATTAAGGTGGTAATAATTTCGCACATTTTCCTTGCCGATAAACCTGTATTTTAGCTGAAGCACTTTGGGAAAATCATTTCCTTTCCAACTATCATCATCCACCTCTGTATGTTTCAATCTATGAgtgtgattttgttgttttattaccCTATTCAACACGCTCTTCGATCGTGATTGATTTCTTTATTACATTATGCATTTTAATCTACCATTCCTCTTACGCATTTACAATTCGCGCTTATTTCGCTAGGCCTTTCGGGAAATTGGATCGAAATTGCGTACGGTACCCGGTCCGGTTCGGTTCGCGTTATTGTACAGCACCCGGAAACGGTCGGACATGGGCCGCAGCTGTTTCAAACGTTCACCGTCCATCAGAGTCCGGTGACGAAGGTGACCCTATCGGAGAAGTTTCTTATTTCCGTATGCAGCGAGTATAATCACGTGCGTACGTGGCAGGTGCCACGGTTTCGTGGTATGATCTCCACCCAGCCCGAATCAACGCCGGAAGCATCGTTCAAGGTAAACCCTTTCGCCCCTTTTGGTAGCACAGGTACACATTAACACCATCGCTGTTATGCGCTCATTTTAGATCGTTTCGCTTGAGGCTGTGGATTCAACGTTTAGTTACTCGGCTGGAAATGATTTTGGCCCGTTCGGTGAGCAGGACGAAGAGCAGATATTCGTGCAGAAGGTTGTCCCCGATACGGATCAACTGTACGTTCGGCTCGCTTCGAACGGTGAGCGCATCTGCTTGATACGATCCGTCGACGGTACGACGATCACCTCGTTCTGTGAGCACGAATGTGAAGTATCACGCATGGGATCGAGACCGCGTCGTTTCATTCTGTCTGGCCACTGTAACGGTGCGATTCAGATGTGGGATCTTACGACGGCGCTGGAGATATCGAAAAAGAAAGATCAACCGAAGCGTACCGTTGGAGGTCCGACGGCCGATGAGTTGATCCGGGAGCTGGATCAGTGTGATCTTAGTAATAGCCACTGCTCGACCCCGTGCATGTCACCCTGTCCTTCGGCATTCTCGGGCAGTATAAACGAACCGAACGCGATGGGACGGTTGAAACCATTCAATGTGGCATTTTTGAATCaatcagctgcagcagcgaTGGgactcggtggtggtggtggtccacAGCCAGTACTAGCGCAGGGTTCAGGGGGAGTACCAGCGCTAGGAGCAGTGGGCGGTTTGGTCGCGCCGTTGCAACCCCCCGTACCGCCGGCCGCCCATCAACAAGCTCATCAACCAAACTGATCTCTACTCCGCCGGCAGAGGGACATTTGAGAATGGTTCCTGTGTTGTTATCTCGAGGTGGAATTCTAGCCAGTTGTAGCACTCGAAAACGTTGCATTCTAGCGTCTCTTATAACGATGACAAATTGTGTTTCTCAGATATATGcaatactctctctctccctgaaCATGTATCGAAGGGCCAGACTAGGAACAATTATTTCTCAATCCTCTATGGTTCTGTGAGGGGATCCGTTTTTTTGCTATTGTCTTGTTTATTGTGCTGTGTTGGtatttgtaaatttatttacaaaaacacaAGTTATTGTAATAGAAGAACCAATATCTAATGTGAGCGTACAATGGAAATAATATGTTTTtgtataataaattttatcctACAATATCAAAACTATGCTTACCTATCTAGCGGAAATTGGGGCAAGTTTGCCACGTTGAGCAATTAATAAGCATGCAAAAACTATCCGTTTTATTGAAAGCTctaaaaatggttaaaaatgtGGTGAATTGTTGAGAATATTGTGGTGTCATCCATACGGGGCAAGACGGCCATGTAGATAAAATCATCGAAAATTACGTAAAAATGGAATATCGGATGAGATGTTTCATTACTAAATGGTAGGGATACATTTGGTTCACCAATTCCATCACTTTgggtttcaaaaataaattcattacgACCAGAACTTATCTCCTTACGGTCTTAGGATTTGATCCTATTGCTTCTAGCATTTGACGTGTGTTATCGGTAAATCTTCGTGTTCATTCGTGCTCCTTTCGGTCACGGTTCTCACTGGGAATTCAATTCTAGCCGCAGGACACCTATTTTTTGGCACCTATCCCGttagaaaaacacacagcatcCTGCTCATCATGTGTTCGATAAtcgtttatgaaaaaaatacgaACCGGATTTCGAATTCAGAATTTAGATCCCGTAGTTATGAACAAAAGCTTTGACGATATTTTTATAGTTCAACTCTCAATAAAATTCGCGACAAGTGAGAGACGCTCTTACCCCAAACACGATTTTTCCGTTAaaagatatgttttttttaaatatttttttatcgtgATTCGACGTCTTTTTGTCTCAACTTTGGCATGCTATTCACActtttttggcttttgtttcTATGTGTTTTAGGAGCTTTTCCTAACTGGTTGAAATATTAGAAGATTGCACTGAATATTGTTGATCGGCAGAAAAATGAGGATTTTTATCATTTACGAtttatttctgtttatttaaatGGTCGCTTAACAGAATTTTTACTGTACAAATACTAAGTCACTTGCGCCCTATGGCATATTTGCGCCAACTTCCGCCTACCTATAACAGTTTTCCTTCGTTAAACATCGAGAAAAACTCACACACTGTTGAATGGTTTAGATCGCGTGCAAGCTGAATCGCTGTCACACCTTTACCGTCCGGAACATCGCCCAGATCCGGTCTATATTTTAGCAACAGTCGAACGATCGTCAAATTATTCATCTCCACCGCATAATGTAACGGCAGTCGACCCCAATTGTCCGTGTGTGATGGCGAGAAGTGTTGGGGCATCCGCAGCAGATATTCAATTTCCGCCTGTCCGAAGAAGCTGTTGCTGATTACCCGATGGTGAAGCAACGAACGTCCATCGTTATCGCGGGCACAAGGATCGAACTGGTACTGATCGGTCAACCAATCGTATAGATCGGTGTTTAGCGGCATGTAGAAACTGATCGTACGACCACGTGCATCGCGCACATTCACATCGAACCCATACTCCTCGATTAGTCGTTTTATAAGCGATCGATCAGCTCCACCCATGATGGCGTAGTGGAACGAGGTAAGTTCATGCTTAAGTGATTTCGCGTAAATATCTGCACCCGCTGCTAGCAACAGTTCTATGCACCGCTTATTACCGCTCAGCAGAGCGATATGAAGTGGCGTTTCTCCGCACCGTACCTCGGAGGACTCATCTGTTCGTACGTCCACATTGTCGTATTGGGAGAGCAGAAATCGGAACGTATCTTCATTCGGTTCCTCCACATATCGGATGTAGCAATGCAACAAGAGTTCACCAACCTCGAAACGACTGTAATCGATTGTTAGTTGTTCCAGCTTTTCTCGATCACATGCTACGAGCGATAGGAAATCCTCTGTATCTACCTTTACGCTATAGGCCGGTAGCTTATTGGGGCAATATTCTATCCACTTTGGTTTTACCGTTGCATTATGATCGAGCAAGAACTGTACGATCGGTTGATGATCTCTGACTAAAGCTTCCGACAATGCGGAACAACCGTGCTGATCGCAATCATCCAACCGATCCCTGAAACAATGCGATTCGAAGAGATATTGAACCAGCTCAATACTTCCACTAGCTGCTGCTTGAATCAGCAGATTACTACCATCGTACTCGTAATGTGGATCGAGCCCGTCCTCTTCAATCATAGCTTGCACCTTACCCAGCTCACCATCTCTACAAAGTTCAAACATCCGCTTGTAGCTTTTTAATTGCGGATTTTTCTGGTACCGTGCTCTTAATCGTTGGAATTCTTCGGTTGGCTCAAAGTGGAGTCGTTCTACGAGAAAAATTGCCATCTCAATACGATCATCTTCGACCGCATTGTCCAGTGCAGTGTTGTCAAAGATGTACCGGTATGGTGGTTCTTTTTTCGGAAGTCCTTGCTCTTGGGCAAGTGTCAGTATACGAAAGAGCAGATCACCATCTCGGAACTCTTCGTACACCGATAAGGAGTAAATGTTTTGCTGGGTAATTTGATAATTGGGACGATTTTCCAAAATCCACACAATAAGTGCCGGACAGTTTTCTGCAATACAGTCGCAAAACACGTCGGATAATTCGGATTCCGGCATGGTGTGGAGTTTTGAGTTCCGGTCCGACAGTGTAGCTCCTTTCGCTAATAAACTGTCAACGATTGGCCAATCACAGCGATCCTCGGCCACGAGTATCGGTGTCCAACTGTTCAGCTGTGCAGCACATTGCTGATCGAAGGCAATTCCTGACGCAAGTAAAATTTCTCCAATTTCCCTCGAGTTGTGCACCACATGGAGAAGATTTCGATGCAAACAATCGGCGGTTGAGGTTAGCTGTTCCAGTGTGCTTCCACGTACAGTTTCCAGATCATGATGAAGCACTGCGATCGCTACCGAGCTGTGCCGGAATAGTAAAAGATCGATTAAATCGAACCCTATTTTACGGCACTTTACAATGTCGATCAAATGTGGGTACTTGGTGAGATATCTTGCCGCCAGCAATGTTTGAA
This genomic window from Anopheles maculipalpis chromosome 2RL, idAnoMacuDA_375_x, whole genome shotgun sequence contains:
- the LOC126565566 gene encoding uncharacterized protein LOC126565566 → MSSSAELHELRNAFDRFSVWILMRYACNPNATIVNLLHGKNIHPKLSNYMIVLTSDGKGNELELSVLEFHLTKAQFEAVTKITRQQQIEQMVEDLNLPSKYFFQHYIHIANEFPPAEESYGLKLLKNSDLNSIDLSMVPTNALCLISAAREQCNAISKNVYDITLQRSGQTVRQLLQQIPSMARTKKLSPAKIYYPIAPKPVNGIKLEDLSSLLKTTEGQAPLGLFLVRQAVLKDIERYVKKACLDRLEDVSPETWFLVSETIPFESTTFPYHSTVHEVAYVQDYGIVFWLRSRGPAKTSVGKYFTINCWNEYDAVPPATGWLNVLVSNETDGSTTYLQRFAEKAQQMDPFQAIVLLQAIDVMSVLQNPEGTVLRKLCRLFDAESDEERAMVATVQLVLLIDHAIADNGSDVMAQALVQLLNSLDDNTRQRMTVWIVGDDLLWTCVASNCKHSAIKHTIPKLVEEQWNECLSQMLKKEDTDEVDSIAKRIIASNSRSVGHDLFGNVFVISVLSESVSSYWWIDAMERYVWEHIAPPNSQELDDLEKYCYERIFENYSDCMKNFSSRSVVKHRTLQTLLAARYLTKYPHLIDIVKCRKIGFDLIDLLLFRHSSVAIAVLHHDLETVRGSTLEQLTSTADCLHRNLLHVVHNSREIGEILLASGIAFDQQCAAQLNSWTPILVAEDRCDWPIVDSLLAKGATLSDRNSKLHTMPESELSDVFCDCIAENCPALIVWILENRPNYQITQQNIYSLSVYEEFRDGDLLFRILTLAQEQGLPKKEPPYRYIFDNTALDNAVEDDRIEMAIFLVERLHFEPTEEFQRLRARYQKNPQLKSYKRMFELCRDGELGKVQAMIEEDGLDPHYEYDGSNLLIQAAASGSIELVQYLFESHCFRDRLDDCDQHGCSALSEALVRDHQPIVQFLLDHNATVKPKWIEYCPNKLPAYSVKVDTEDFLSLVACDREKLEQLTIDYSRFEVGELLLHCYIRYVEEPNEDTFRFLLSQYDNVDVRTDESSEVRCGETPLHIALLSGNKRCIELLLAAGADIYAKSLKHELTSFHYAIMGGADRSLIKRLIEEYGFDVNVRDARGRTISFYMPLNTDLYDWLTDQYQFDPCARDNDGRSLLHHRVISNSFFGQAEIEYLLRMPQHFSPSHTDNWGRLPLHYAVEMNNLTIVRLLLKYRPDLGDVPDGKGVTAIQLARDLNHSTVCEFFSMFNEGKLL
- the LOC126557059 gene encoding SH3KBP1-binding protein 1; amino-acid sequence: MAYSNNVGDIVHLNVGGTRFSTSRQTLTWVPDTFFTSLLNGRISSLRDETDAIFIDRDPKLFSLVLNYLRTKEIDIKSVDIRVLRHEAEFYNIAPLIKRLMLCEEMDQSSCGDVLFYGYLPAPNIPIQEIPIGSSGSSGSSKSTGTTTTGSYNSASSSTQNKSEPVPGPSNSQQRQQQSIPLANLAISAAPQHNPAASATAPVGLCQINARPGSMVRVPELSQGAAPGPSGSSSSGGGSAVPGSATGTAAGGSVGGVNGATSSAGGGSGGGSNSSRHAGHSRNSSWDLRVSYSGNSNRGNSQWMPGHSRTASLDMMRHSRNSSVDLNKYIRNEVGLLFGPGTTGTGWADPMRVQIIKAHHNWISVAYAHFVTCYRLKDYSGWQQIFISPYIETTIERIAINAKMSLATSAGEQSHSKMVAISYGSQIRLWGISEDGSKAEVGTFNLHVRVEYLFFIGSQLVALSSSGKIGVWHAMTQHWQIQDLVPILSFDTAGSFLLLGCNNGSIYYIDMQKFPLRMKDNDLLVTELYKDPSNDHITAISVYLTPKTTTADRVKEGLSGNWIEIAYGTRSGSVRVIVQHPETVGHGPQLFQTFTVHQSPVTKVTLSEKFLISVCSEYNHVRTWQVPRFRGMISTQPESTPEASFKIVSLEAVDSTFSYSAGNDFGPFGEQDEEQIFVQKVVPDTDQLYVRLASNGERICLIRSVDGTTITSFCEHECEVSRMGSRPRRFILSGHCNGAIQMWDLTTALEISKKKDQPKRTVGGPTADELIRELDQCDLSNSHCSTPCMSPCPSAFSGSINEPNAMGRLKPFNVAFLNQSAAAAMGLGGGGGPQPVLAQGSGGVPALGAVGGLVAPLQPPVPPAAHQQAHQPN